The Argiope bruennichi chromosome 9, qqArgBrue1.1, whole genome shotgun sequence genome contains a region encoding:
- the LOC129983627 gene encoding shematrin-like protein 2: MFRLVVFACIALSLAQGSFLPAQPYDYGYAVRDPFSHQYKQEAGNGVGGVVGSYGSVDAGGNIQYRNYASGAGYPIYGYGLNGYGLRYDGYGLPYGAYGNLGYGYGGALGYPALF; the protein is encoded by the exons atgTTTCGACTTGTCGTCTTCGCTTGCATTGCTTTGTCTCTAGCACAAGGA tctttCCTTCCTGCCCAACCTTATGATTACGGATATGCCGTCAGGGATCCTTTCAGCCACCAGTACAAGCAAGAAGCCGGAAACGGTGTTGGAGGTGTAGTGGGAAGCTACGGTTCCGTTGATGCTGGAGGAAATATTCAATATAGAAATTATGCATCGGGTGCCGGATATCCCATCTACGGCTATGGATTAAATGGATACGGGCTTAGATACGATGGATATGGACTTCCATACGGGGCTTATGGAAATCTTGGTTATGGCTATGGAGGCGCATTGGGATACCCTGCCTTGTTTTAA
- the LOC129984893 gene encoding glycine-rich protein-like, with protein sequence MFRLAVFACIALCLVQGSFLPAQPYDYGYAVNNLFSHQHKQEAGNGVGGVVGSYGTVDARGNFQYRNYASGAGYPIYGYGLNGYGLRYDGYGLPYGAYGNLGYGYGGVLGHPTLI encoded by the exons ATGTTTCGTCTTGCCGTCTTCGCTTGCATTGCTTTGTGTCTAGTACAAGGA tcttttctTCCTGCACAACCTTATGATTACGGATATGCCGTCAATAATCTCTTCAGCCACCAGCACAAACAAGAAGCCGGAAACGGCGTTGGAGGTGTAGTGGGAAGCTACGGTACCGTTGATGCTAGAGGAAACTTCCAATATAGGAATTATGCATCGGGTGCCGGATATCCCATCTACGGCTATGGATTAAATGGATACGGGCTCAGATACGATGGATATGGACTTCCATATGGGGCTTATGGAAATCTTGGCTATGGTTATGGAGGCGTATTGGGACACCCCACCTTGATTTAA